The stretch of DNA TTTAATGGCCCTCGATATAATTGAATTGCTGACACTAAAGGAGATGTCTCATTATCTAAAAATTCTATTTTATTAATCCCACAACAAAATAAAAAAAATGGGAATATAAATAATATTAGCTTAAATAAAAATTTCTTTTTCATTTAAAAATTACGATAACCTTAACGGATAGTATATTCCAAAAATATGATATGCTAAAATAGCTAAATTTTGTAGGTTTAATACTTTTAGCCTTAATAGTATTTTAATAAATATTATATATTCCATATAAGTAATATATTAATAAAAAGACTTCAAATATTTATGGTTATTGTGGGCGCAATATAATACGCCCTTGGAAATAGATAAAAACTTAATAGAAATCGTATATTTTTGTATTAATCGCATGTTCTTTTGCAATTTCACAATAAACTTTTGCAGGTAATTCCAATGAATCTCCTATTTCTTTTGATAATTCTTTTTTAAGAGTTGATGGTACTCCAGCTACAAGATGGTAAGGTCCTACAATTTGGCCTTCTTTTACTACAGAGCCAGCAGCAACTACAGAATTTTTTTTAATTATAGCTCCATTTAATACGCCAGCATTAAATCCGATTAAACAGTTATCTTCTATGGTGCATCCATGAACTACAGCATTATGCCCTATCGTAACATTGTTACCGATGATGGTTGGTTTTCCATAATCCGTATGGACTGTGCAATTATCTTGAATGTTTGTGTTTGATCCTATTGTTATTAAATCCAAATCGCCTCTTATAACAGCACCATACCATACACTCGAATTATCACTTATTTCAACATTTCCGATTATTGTAGCGTTTGGAGCAATAAAAACATTGTTCCCGATTTTAGGTTTTTTGCCTTTATATTCAATTATAATCATTAAATTTTTCCATTATATAATTTATTATTTTTTTTGTTCCATAGAATTTAATAATTCTTCTACTACAGATTGAAGCTCATCTGTACAACCAGAATAAAAATGGTCAGCGCCTTCAATAACTTTAAGCTGGGCGTCACTGTTCCATTTTGGAATAGCTTCTCTGATAAGTTCGGCTGGGGCAACATCATCTTTACTACCTGTTATAACAAACTTTAATCCTGGTATTGGATCCATAGGCTCAAAATTAAATTGTGTTAAAGGAGGAGATATTAAAATAAGATTTTTAAGCCTGCTGTTTCTTGTTCCGACTCGAGCACTAACAAAAGCGCCAAAAGAATAACCAACAAGATCAACTTGCCTTAAAGCCGCCATATTAACAAGGTAAGCAATAGCAGCAACAACATCCTGCTGCTCTCCTATTCCATTATCGTATTCTCCTGTGCTTTTTCCAACTCCTCTAAAATTAAATTTTAAAGTGGAATATTCTTTTTTTATATACATATCTTCTATACATTTTAAAATTGGATTCATCATGTCTCCGC from Desulfobacterales bacterium encodes:
- a CDS encoding gamma carbonic anhydrase family protein codes for the protein MIIIEYKGKKPKIGNNVFIAPNATIIGNVEISDNSSVWYGAVIRGDLDLITIGSNTNIQDNCTVHTDYGKPTIIGNNVTIGHNAVVHGCTIEDNCLIGFNAGVLNGAIIKKNSVVAAGSVVKEGQIVGPYHLVAGVPSTLKKELSKEIGDSLELPAKVYCEIAKEHAINTKIYDFY
- a CDS encoding alpha/beta hydrolase; this encodes MQYEISFQSKGSKDIIEGIFNKISRARGVVLTHPHPQYGGDMMNPILKCIEDMYIKKEYSTLKFNFRGVGKSTGEYDNGIGEQQDVVAAIAYLVNMAALRQVDLVGYSFGAFVSARVGTRNSRLKNLILISPPLTQFNFEPMDPIPGLKFVITGSKDDVAPAELIREAIPKWNSDAQLKVIEGADHFYSGCTDELQSVVEELLNSMEQKK